In Mugil cephalus isolate CIBA_MC_2020 chromosome 11, CIBA_Mcephalus_1.1, whole genome shotgun sequence, the genomic window ACACGTATATGAGTTCGGGTTGTGTCTGGGGGACGTGTGCTACCTGTAGGATCCTCTGGACTGATGAAGATGTTGGTGGCCTGCGACAGTCTCTGCATGAACTGGGCGATGCTCTCCGTGTCGTTCTGAGCTTGGCCCAGAGAACCCATCATGGTGCTGAGGACGCCGCGGACGATGCCCGTGAACAGCTCCGGGTTGAGGGCTTCGGCTGCTGCGGCCGTGGGGTTGGGCGTCGGGCCGGGTCCCGAACCGGGAGCCGGGGCCGGAGCAGAACCGGGaccagaaggaggaggtgggggtggagaaAAGATGGGCTGGGAGGCCTACGAAGGAAACGCACACGGTGCAGTTTACAAGTAAGTTCAAATCACCAGATAATAATTCACTCCTTGTGTTTAGAGCTTTTTAATTACAGCCTCAGACATATTTAACATCAtctataaaacacacaacaacacacaacaacacaacctgaagtaatgttgatgttttggctttggtttaatttatttaaattacgtTTACaaggattatttatttacatttgtgcatATATTGTTTTGTACCGTTACAAGTTTAACCTTATATACTGGAAAACTccctttgtgtctgttttcacagaaaacagacacacagaaatgtcctttttttgttgtaataagaaaaaaaaagttaaataaataaataaatatctatagAATTTTATGCGCTGTAATCTTTTCTCTACCTGCAGGACGTCtggtgcatgtaaatgtaccgAGCGCCACAAGCTACAGAATGTAGATTGTGTGAAATTGCAAACAAAAAGCTCCAGCCACTACACAAAGTAGCACAATGCAAGcttcattttgtgtgtcttaTGACAAGAAAAGTGACAAGTcgtaatgtttttatttgcatcgCTGAGGATTTGTTAGAAAAggactgttgttttattttatgggctattttttattttaatgtgaacCTTTAAATGTGCACTGCAAAacaggaatttcaagaaagcaaaatatccttttatcaaagaaatacatcttatgttttgttcagagacaataactttgtgcttattttgtCAGGAAAtagctgtttttgcagtgatgGAGGtttagaaatttaaaaaactctattatttgtttataatatACCAGCTCGGCATCATTCTGGGCATCAGCTGAAgaaacctatttatttatttattgtatttatatattttttgcattaaaatagcCATTTTCAATACTTGTGCATCAAATTTGGCTTTGACTCACTTTGCATAAAAACATATGAGGATATATTAAGCCTGAATATATCTGGATGTGAGTATTTTGCCCTAATGGTTTGTGCTTTGTgaggtcaaaaagaaaaagaagatttaTTTCACACCTgtcattgatttatttgaccatttcatggtgatatctgttAAAATTTTTACcgtattcacctgtagtgtcagAGTGTAATGTCAAACACTGACCTGCATGAATTCACTCACTCCCTGGATGAAGGCCGGGACGCCGGATGTGGTGACGGTGATGGAGGGGGCCGCGGGGCCTCCGCCTGCTCCACCGGCCACCCCCAGGAGAGAGCCCAGGAGCTGGCCCAGGTCCGGCATCTCCTGGGGCTGGGGCTCACCGGCCGTGGCCTCAGTTTGGCTCGGGGCAGCGGTGGAGGAGGcggtgggaggaggaggcgttGGACCCgaggtggagaaagaaaaggaggaggaggaggaggaagaggaggtttgagaggaggaggaggaggaagtggatgtGGCTGTTTGAccagctgcaggagaaacagaaatgatttaaaTTCCTTAAACTGCTTTAAAGTCCGTGTTTATCAGCTGGAGAACTCACCCATCTGTCCTGGCACTAAGAGCTGCCCCACGAGTCCACTGATCATCTGGTTCAGAGCAGCAGGGTTGAAAGCCTGCGAGCAACCATTTCTAGTTAGAATCAAACGTTGACAACgcttttaaaaagtttaagaGACGGTTGATCAGAGAGGATCATCCCGACCTGTCCTGGCTGCTGGCCCGGCATGGCCGCCCTCACGTTGATGGTGGTTCCCCGCGTCCCGAAGGCCGGAGGCGGCATGTTGGGCGCAAACGGCGGCCGGGTAAACACGACCCTGGCCTGTGGCTGAGGTCCGGCgtggggaggtggaggtggagcggtgggggtggtggtgggtgtgTTGGGaccggtggtggtggtggaggagttggCTGTGGAGCTGTAGCCTGGAGGGGTGGGCTGGGGGGGCGCTGGGTGGCCCGTGGCGGCAGCGGTGGCGGCGCTGGTGGCTACGGCGGCAGCGTACTGGCTGATCTGTTGCATGAGGTTCCTCATGAAGTCAGGGGGGAGGGCACCTGGAGCAGGAAGATCAGACTCATCATCAGCAGGAGAACAACGggatttatgcagaaaacaaaaaacaaaggagaaacaaaagggtctgtgcatttttattttggtattttaagTTTGGTTTTAAACTAACACACAAGGTTCCTACACCTCaaaattccatactttttccCAGACCTTAATTTCCAGACTTCTctgtaaaattttttttaaaaaattatggTATTTTTCAATACTTGTGTGTCATGTAAATAATTATAgaaataataatctgaatatATGTGCAGTTATCTCACCAAATTatgcaaatttaaaacaagtgCTCATCTAAGGAcgttcatcgtttccaattttgcttttgcattaaaaaaaaatgttttacacatTTAGACATTGGCAGTAAAAAGCTGGTGAAATAATTCCTGTGTTCACCTCAATGTTTTAAAAATCTACTTCCAGTTTAAAGAcagtgcttatttttttttatacttcttagtataaatacctaaagatcttaatcttatcttaaagaaattaagatgcaaacaaatgcttgggtctgaGGAGGATAAAGAACCTaaaggtcatactttagtatcAGTGTCGTATTTCctggtgttgaaatcaggtccatataaaaaaatatatataatttgatctaataatccacattttcccggtctctctctgtttcctgatacatgtcaccatgtttttgccactcggggggCGTGGCCCTGGGAGGACGTGACGTCCATACAAACCCAGACAAATACTCAGAGAAGTTCACCGACCCGACATAAAGAGTTTGTCCTGAGACGTCTAACTTAGAAATCTATGAAATGTCCTTTACCTGGTTGTCCAGGCATTTGTggtcctccagctgctgcagggttCGGACCCGCGCCTGCAACgtacacacataaataattaaaaaatcacTTCGGTTCATCAACAAACACTGGAGATAAACCTGACGTGTAAATCAGGCCTCAGTAAACTCTGGATCTTTTATCTaaacgccgccgccgccgagaCACAGGACACAACAAACAGCCATCGATCGAGGCCGAGCATTCAATCAGTGGCGGGTAGGGGACAACACACCGTCCGCGTTCATCTGCATCATGACCACCGGGACAGCCTGGTGGCTGATCCTGATGACCCGGTGGCCGGTCTGTCCCTGTCCAGCCTGCTGATTGGACGGGGTACTCTGTGGGGGGGAGGTCTGTCCCTGACCTGCCTGCTCCGACTGGCTGGCCGACTGGGTGGGCGTGGCTTGTCCCTCAGTGCTGTTGGCCGCAACAGTCACTGTGGCCCCCAGGTTCATCTGtcgggagagaggagggggtttAATAAAACACTCAGGATGCGACGACTTTCAGCCAGAACCCGCCTGGTTTTCACGTACCTGCACCGGAATGTGGTGGTGCACAGCTCCAGGAAGTGTGACTGGGCTGGCGTAGTGGGAAAACGGCCGGACCACGTGGAGGTGGCGGGGAACGGGACTCAAGAGGTTCAACCGGAGGTCGCTGAGGGCCACCAGGGCGTTACCCAGGAGACGGAGACACTCCCAGGTCATGGCCAGAGTTCGCTGGTCGTCCTCTCTCTCCTGTGACGAGacgagacaacaacaacaacatttagtCCAAGTTAAACAGAGACTGTGTGAAAAGGTGCCGGTTCTAACTTATGTCCTGACGTCCTGCTggatcttttgtagttatttattttgtattggacataaaccaaaaccacgtccctgtagctTCAtaaccttttcttcttcttctgtttcagtgtCGTTTGGTtagtgtcaaagctgccaaaactCTAAGAAGACGAGCACGTGACTCAACATGTCTGCTGCCTGGAAGAACTTTGGTCTAAATTATGCAATATGGATATTTCTCAAGTTGGAAGGAGGAGATCATCTAAACAGAATCTAAAGGTTTGCAgccaatcaacaacaacaaacactgaaggtttaaaagaagagaaaagtttcctggagacaaatgtTCTGgtccagaacatttctggagtagagacaACAAGGTTCCACATTTTATTAACTTAGAGAGTCGACTCTAGgacaagacaaggaaagactttaggaagctacagGAAACCAACTTTAGGACATCTGAGAACAGGTCGGGATCGTTCAGGTTTTATCCGATAACGGTGCCAaactggtacttttgaaacAGAGCTtagagaatgaaaacatacaaactatgtccaaaaacggtgcctttttatttttaagacattttgtgACGTTAGTTGAAcagattattaatataattaatataactaagactaagaaataaatggaccaatataaaataaatgggGTCTGTCAGGGAccagagacgctacatctctggtcttttaataaaatgctacgcttggtcagatgttgaatctaattccaggtgtttcctccttgttgcaggatgaacagtctgaatctttagaggtgaaacttttgacaaacgtttggtcttagacattttgaaggttcactttcatccatgcaggagaaaaccCGATGTGACGTCACATCAacagagctaaggaggctaagctaattaaaaaagaCCAAATGAAGCATCCAGATCAGTCTGGatactaccgttagcatcagcaccgttagcataagcaccgttagcatcatggtacCCAGGATCGGCACCCGTCCCTAGAGGTAacaccttattattattattattattattattattattattattattatattggtccatttatttcttggtcttggttgtatttatgttatttaatatTCTGGCACAAAAAAAGCCACTgcttttggacaaagtttgtatgtttccATTCTTTTAAACGCCAGCACCGTTTCTAACGTACCGGTTTTACCAGCTAAAAACCTGAACCACACCCATCCCCTAGTCGGGACCTGGGATCGAGGGTAAAACTCCCCCTAACAtactgaaaaaaactaaaaattaaagaTCAGTCAGTTATTGTTAGTCTGTGTGAATCctactgtgttgttgttgtattgtgcGCTGGTGGCTGTCTCCAGGATGGTGTGAGCTCTCTGGATGAATGGCTGCAGTCTCTCCTCCACCCTACGCAGCTCAGTCAGCATCTCTGCCAGCTCGGCCGGGCTGGGATGACTACaagagcaaagacaacacaacgTGAAGGTGGCACCACCTTGTAGAAACGCACACAACATGCAACACATTTGTCAGAATGTGTCTCACTTGGGTCCAGGTTGCGGTGTTGGTCCCTCAGAttgagctgaggaggaggatggaggcgGGGGAGTAGACGCAGGTGGGGAGGTGTCCATGGGCTGGGCAGAGGGGGAGGGAGTGGAGGTGGTGGATgaagatgagggaggaggaggagcggaggaggaggaggaggaggaagaggaggaggcggcggcggcagcagcagcagcagcagcagcagcagcagaagttgTCTCAGTTTGTGAGGATGAGTCGCTGGTCCGACCCTGAAAACACACGAGACGTtagcaaaggaggaggaagtcaCGTCGCTGCCAGGAGGAGTTTGAAGGTGGAGTTCACCTCCATCCTCTGGATGACATCATTGATGTCCCTCAGCAGGTTCTCAGCCAGCACCAGTCTCAGCCTCGGCTCGCTCTGCACCGGTTGGTCCATATCGATGTGCACATTCACTGACCCGTTGCTCTGCAACAGAGAAGGTGGAGATTTACAAAACATGTCAATGTTATACAcggtggatcattaaaatctaaGTCCAAGTCTTACCCCGGTGCTGGTTGTGACTCGAGCATTTCTGGCATTCTCTCCCATCCCATCCCAGGCCATCTGCTGGACTGACATCTGAATGACAACGATAATTAATGAATGtctggaaacaacaacacatcaacatGGAAGACAAAGGTGCTGAGGAAATGAAGCATGATGACGGACGACTGATGACGGAGGAGGACGTAGCGCACTGCTCACAGTATACGTCATGATGTTTGTTCAGCAATGGAATAACTTTCCACTGTGGAGCTCATAACATCATCGAGGACAGTTCATGACCCAGTTCTCAGCTGTTGCccactgctttacaaatgaatgaagtttgaagttagcctagccttatgctagcctcatgctagcctcatgctagctagttatctagactaaaggcttagaaaaatagcagctagcgtcatatatactgtgaaacccatgtgttcatgtaatttatgtccatgtagataaacacatttaactgataCGTAACTTTACCTCGGTTACCGTTAAGtaattatggctagcatgctaatgctagaCTTGTTTAATAGTATTTATAATTTCtctgagtaatttgaaccttttaacggtgatggatgaacacggagactgaggagaaggtaaacacagctccatgactgatgaggtgattgggctacaaagcattttacagctcatttaagatatttaaaggaagtagacgctgggatatttaagtgaggacctttaacatattattaacatttataggaacgttaatggtgaaaataagacatttatttcaacatagagttacactgtagaatctaacctctgatgtagcaaaaaTGGCGCCATGGTTTGagctggacagactctctctgatatacagagcacagataaacagactgaaaaacagtttCATCACCAACCTGAACTCTCTCATGCAACAACTCCATCCATCAACATGATGTAAGATGTGcaatcagacttttttttttttaacaccgaagctgcagctctgtttcttcttcctcatctatTTTTTGTGCAATATGTTCATACAATACCAGcaaaatatatgttttacatttctttttatattataatttacatTTCCAATTCTCTACAAATAGTACATGAGTCATGAGTCTTTTGTTAGACGTGTGCTCAGAACGAGATCACTGGGATAATTTTGACCTCGTAATTCTAAAAATTTCACCATTAAAATTATAATGAAACGTATCGAAACAAATTTTGCAGCAGAACCATATGTCCTGAGAAGACTGTCCCTAAAAACTGCTCTTTTTTGCCACTTCATCAGTCCCGTAAAGAGACTTTGATGTGcaaataataacagaataataataacagaccCACCTGTATCTGCTGGGGGTCCATGATGTTGACAGGGAGGTTGAATGTGCCGAGCATCACGTAGCTGTTAGCGTTGCGGTCGTGTGGAGGCACTTGTGACGTTCCCTGGGAGGATGAGGACGGCCCGCTGTCGGCGGAGGTGCCCCCAGACTGTGAGCCGGGTGGGGACGGTGGAGGAGGCGCCCGCTCCACCAGGTGAATCACATTTCCACCGACATCTGGGAAAAGAACAAACTATGTCTACACCTGTACACATGTGGCAATGCACTGACATCAAACTTGTGATATtagaaacaacaagaaaaatctTCAAGCATCTAGGTTTTCAAAGCggatttttaaaaactgtgcaaaaGCTCTGCATAGTTATTAATACCCACTTTATTCTAGTCTTTATCTTTGCTGTGAGATCGTTTAggtatattttgtctttatatattttgtgcTGTGACTGAACCTCAAGACTGTGCTTCGTTCTTTTTAACGTACCATCTTTTAGAATAATACTAAAAACCTTGAAACTTGAAATATTCATAGATAATCTTCTCTGTTATCATTTATTTGGCCAGATATTCTGTTCAATATAATCCAAACCCATCTTAACATCGAAGAAGCTGGAGTTTTCTTGAAAGAAATCATTGATTATTTCAGTCAAATGGTCCCCTACTGGAGCAAAATAcatgaaactttaaaaagtaaacTCCAACGAAATTTGCAAACATGTTTCAACAAATGTTaagaaacaataacaaacagGGAAGCTGTGCAAAGACGAATCAAGAAGTGCCCTTGGATCAAGATAAAATTAACTTCTCCAAATGCCACTTACCATAGTCTGTCAGGGTCAGGTCGTGCCGCAGCACTCTGCCCTGGTAGATCAGCCTCTGTTTATCCACAGGAATACCCACCGACGGGGCGATGTGCTTCTTGAAGTCTGCAACTGTCATCtacaaaaatgtgaataaaaaaaggaaataaacacaagtcACACTCCTGAGAATGAGAATTACTCCCAAACTTGCAGCGGGATAAGCGTGTGTTTACCCGAGGACTGACGGTGTAGGTTCTGCTCTGAGAGTCTAGTGTTTTGACGGTCACCTCTATGTCCGCGGGCTGTTCTTCCATGGCGTTTTCCTGCATCACAAAACGacgtgtatttatatttatacacgGATTTATGAAGCTGTACGCATGACTGACATTTCAGAGTTGATGTCATGATAtttcttaacacacacacaacgccaACAAACAAGACCTGTAATCTGTTTCGAAGAAATTTCTTCTTAACAGGGAagtaaaaaatagaacaaatacagttttaatttt contains:
- the bag6 gene encoding large proline-rich protein BAG6 isoform X3, yielding MEEQPADIEVTVKTLDSQSRTYTVSPRMTVADFKKHIAPSVGIPVDKQRLIYQGRVLRHDLTLTDYDVGGNVIHLVERAPPPPSPPGSQSGGTSADSGPSSSSQGTSQVPPHDRNANSYVMLGTFNLPVNIMDPQQIQMSVQQMAWDGMGENARNARVTTSTGSNGSVNVHIDMDQPVQSEPRLRLVLAENLLRDINDVIQRMEGRTSDSSSQTETTSAAAAAAAAAAAAASSSSSSSSSSAPPPPSSSSTTSTPSPSAQPMDTSPPASTPPPPSSSSAQSEGPTPQPGPNHPSPAELAEMLTELRRVEERLQPFIQRAHTILETATSAQYNNNTEREDDQRTLAMTWECLRLLGNALVALSDLRLNLLSPVPRHLHVVRPFSHYASPVTLPGAVHHHIPVQMNLGATVTVAANSTEGQATPTQSASQSEQAGAGPNPAAAGGPQMPGQPGALPPDFMRNLMQQISQYAAAVATSAATAAATGHPAPPQPTPPGYSSTANSSTTTTGPNTPTTTPTAPPPPPHAGPQPQARVVFTRPPFAPNMPPPAFGTRGTTINVRAAMPGQQPGQAFNPAALNQMISGLVGQLLVPGQMAGQTATSTSSSSSSQTSSSSSSSSFSFSTSGPTPPPPTASSTAAPSQTEATAGEPQPQEMPDLGQLLGSLLGVAGGAGGGPAAPSITVTTSGVPAFIQGVSEFMQASQPIFSPPPPPPSGPGSAPAPAPGSGPGPTPNPTAAAAEALNPELFTGIVRGVLSTMMGSLGQAQNDTESIAQFMQRLSQATNIFISPEDPTGFFGELLMLVCQTFTMSDLVMLLHGQHQPLGRIQPQLSQFFTQNYLNGREPTDQNIAAAADSLVNELEEYITESFRESSVTVLEGVDVTQTNMSFFRQQLTQIATHILRCTDETFGPRLLQMCNQALFECLALNLYCLRGDQRALTAVINHRIRRMSSDISPSLVNWMTSMMTMRLQVILEHIPISQEQIQNYIVHTQRDQSSTAGAQEPERAQSATVSMVGDTHSPAAATTAEEVMSASRDTRAPSREPRVLPGDLGASGGAAPLGGDMAAAGAEGGSEEAAGESEAWAAAVPPEWVPIIRCDMMTQRKMKAQPPLSDAYLHGMPAKRRKTGQGAASLLSLSDAVSQAARTAGVKPVTSAERLQDDLDTDELKEAYAEQVKADIKKRVREDPDFNSQQFPNAHRAFSSDS
- the bag6 gene encoding large proline-rich protein BAG6 isoform X1 encodes the protein MEEQPADIEVTVKTLDSQSRTYTVSPRMTVADFKKHIAPSVGIPVDKQRLIYQGRVLRHDLTLTDYDVGGNVIHLVERAPPPPSPPGSQSGGTSADSGPSSSSQGTSQVPPHDRNANSYVMLGTFNLPVNIMDPQQIQMSVQQMAWDGMGENARNARVTTSTGSNGSVNVHIDMDQPVQSEPRLRLVLAENLLRDINDVIQRMEGRTSDSSSQTETTSAAAAAAAAAAAAASSSSSSSSSSAPPPPSSSSTTSTPSPSAQPMDTSPPASTPPPPSSSSAQSEGPTPQPGPNHPSPAELAEMLTELRRVEERLQPFIQRAHTILETATSAQYNNNTEREDDQRTLAMTWECLRLLGNALVALSDLRLNLLSPVPRHLHVVRPFSHYASPVTLPGAVHHHIPVQMNLGATVTVAANSTEGQATPTQSASQSEQAGQGQTSPPQSTPSNQQAGQGQTGHRVIRISHQAVPVVMMQMNADGAGPNPAAAGGPQMPGQPGALPPDFMRNLMQQISQYAAAVATSAATAAATGHPAPPQPTPPGYSSTANSSTTTTGPNTPTTTPTAPPPPPHAGPQPQARVVFTRPPFAPNMPPPAFGTRGTTINVRAAMPGQQPGQAFNPAALNQMISGLVGQLLVPGQMAGQTATSTSSSSSSQTSSSSSSSSFSFSTSGPTPPPPTASSTAAPSQTEATAGEPQPQEMPDLGQLLGSLLGVAGGAGGGPAAPSITVTTSGVPAFIQGVSEFMQASQPIFSPPPPPPSGPGSAPAPAPGSGPGPTPNPTAAAAEALNPELFTGIVRGVLSTMMGSLGQAQNDTESIAQFMQRLSQATNIFISPEDPTGFFGELLMLVCQTFTMSDLVMLLHGQHQPLGRIQPQLSQFFTQNYLNGREPTDQNIAAAADSLVNELEEYITESFRESSVTVLEGVDVTQTNMSFFRQQLTQIATHILRCTDETFGPRLLQMCNQALFECLALNLYCLRGDQRALTAVINHRIRRMSSDISPSLVNWMTSMMTMRLQVILEHIPISQEQIQNYIVHTQRDQSSTAGAQEPERAQSATVSMVGDTHSPAAATTAEEVMSASRDTRAPSREPRVLPGDLGASGGAAPLGGDMAAAGAEGGSEEAAGESEAWAAAVPPEWVPIIRCDMMTQRKMKAQPPLSDAYLHGMPAKRRKTGQGAASLLSLSDAVSQAARTAGVKPVTSAERLQDDLDTDELKEAYAEQVKADIKKRVREDPDFNSQQFPNAHRAFSSDS
- the bag6 gene encoding large proline-rich protein BAG6 isoform X2, encoding MEEQPADIEVTVKTLDSQSRTYTVSPRMTVADFKKHIAPSVGIPVDKQRLIYQGRVLRHDLTLTDYDVGGNVIHLVERAPPPPSPPGSQSGGTSADSGPSSSSQGTSQVPPHDRNANSYVMLGTFNLPVNIMDPQQIQMSVQQMAWDGMGENARNARVTTSTGSNGSVNVHIDMDQPVQSEPRLRLVLAENLLRDINDVIQRMEGRTSDSSSQTETTSAAAAAAAAAAAAASSSSSSSSSSAPPPPSSSSTTSTPSPSAQPMDTSPPASTPPPPSSSSAQSEGPTPQPGPNHPSPAELAEMLTELRRVEERLQPFIQRAHTILETATSAQYNNNTEREDDQRTLAMTWECLRLLGNALVALSDLRLNLLSPVPRHLHVVRPFSHYASPVTLPGAVHHHIPVQMNLGATVTVAANSTEGQATPTQSASQSEQAGQGQTSPPQSTPSNQQAGQGQTGHRVIRISHQAVPVVMMQMNADGAGPNPAAAGGPQMPGQPGALPPDFMRNLMQQISQYAAAVATSAATAAATGHPAPPQPTPPGYSSTANSSTTTTGPNTPTTTPTAPPPPPHAGPQPQARVVFTRPPFAPNMPPPAFGTRGTTINVRAAMPGQQPGQAFNPAALNQMISGLVGQLLVPGQMAGQTATSTSSSSSSQTSSSSSSSSFSFSTSGPTPPPPTASSTAAPSQTEATAGEPQPQEMPDLGQLLGSLLGVAGGAGGGPAAPSITVTTSGVPAFIQGVSEFMQASQPIFSPPPPPPSGPGSAPAPAPGSGPGPTPNPTAAAAEALNPELFTGIVRGVLSTMMGSLGQAQNDTESIAQFMQRLSQATNIFISPEDPTGFFGELLMLVCQTFTMSDLVMLLHGQHQPLGRIQPQLSQFFTQNYLNGREPTDQNIAAAADSLVNELEEYITESFRESSVTVLEGVDVTQTNMSFFRQQLTQIATHILRCTDETFGPRLLQMCNQALFECLALNLYCLRGDQRALTAVINHRIRRMSSDISPSLVNWMTSMMTMRLQVILEHIPISQEQIQNYIVHTQRDQSSTAGAQEPERAQSATVGDTHSPAAATTAEEVMSASRDTRAPSREPRVLPGDLGASGGAAPLGGDMAAAGAEGGSEEAAGESEAWAAAVPPEWVPIIRCDMMTQRKMKAQPPLSDAYLHGMPAKRRKTGQGAASLLSLSDAVSQAARTAGVKPVTSAERLQDDLDTDELKEAYAEQVKADIKKRVREDPDFNSQQFPNAHRAFSSDS